One part of the Aricia agestis chromosome Z, ilAriAges1.1, whole genome shotgun sequence genome encodes these proteins:
- the LOC121738709 gene encoding uncharacterized protein LOC121738709: MSPKVRNDGIVISILLFQVIKIPAVPIHNGFTVKFSPGAPKEDIKPKTFGSLFAKTSQGLTPQAQKLSQTILTQGLGCTNHIARHFAIESNLYNTSEDRKMDMLTIPILKELNETYKIIVVKAPKGFRIGKRDSEQAIIYILFSDEDTEEFHIPEVYFVKKSPSDVLDSKIVDPVIIVNNNRTITRLRSADITKFVRFKSKRNNRHESQEVIKR; this comes from the exons ATGTCTCCCAAAGTTCGCAACGACGGA ATCGTAATTAGTATTCTACTATTTCAAGTAATAAAAATACCAGCCGTGCCCATCCATAATGGATTCACTGTGAAATTTAGTCCCGGCGCACCGAAAGAGGATATTAAGCCGAAGACATTTGGGTCGCTTTTCGCCAAAACTTCGCAAGGATTGACCCCTCAAGCTCAAAAACTCTCGCAGACGATTTTAACGCAGGGACTGGGATGTACGAATCATATCGCGAGACATTTCGCTATTGAATCTAATTTATATAACACGAGTGAAGACAGAAAAATGGACATGCTAACCATCCCTATTTTAAAAGAGCTCAACGAGACTTACAAAATAATCGTGGTGAAGGCGCCAAAAGGTTTCAGAATCGGTAAACGTGATTCCGAACAAGCAATCATATACATTCTTTTCTCAGACGAGGACACAGAAGAATTTCATATACCTGAAGTTTATTTCGTGAAGAAAAGTCCTAGTGACGTGCTAGACTCCAAAATTGTGGACCCCGTCATAATAGTTAACAACAATCGTACGATAACCCGCCTGAGGAGCGCAGATATAACTAAATTTGTtagatttaaaagtaaaagaaacaaCCGCCACGAATCTCAGGAGGTAATAAAGCGATAA